The Sulfurovum sp. TSL1 genomic sequence TAGACGTCCTCAACACATTAAGCGTCCAGCTGTGCCTTTGTCTGACAAAGCATATGCAGTAAAAATCAAGTAAGGCAAATCTTACTGATGCATTTCCAGGCATTTTCCTGGGGATGCCTACACCATACAATTTCCCAGATAATTAATTTCTTATTACTTATTTATCTTGAAAGTGGTATAGTGCCAAAATATTTAACATGAAAGCAGATATATAGAACATGGATTTAATGAAACAAGAGATAGAAAACCGTATCGCAATTTATGCTTTGATCTCAAGATTGATGCTTGTAGAAGTCGATGAGACATTTTTGGAGAACATTGAAAAAGATGAGAGACTTTTATCTTTTTTCCCTAACTACAGGGACTGGTCCAAACGCAAAGAACTTTCACGTAAAGAGCTCATAGACCAGTACTATAATGTGGACTTTACCAACCTCTTTTTAATGCACCTTGTACCGTATGAGAGCTTCTATACAAGAGATGATCAGATGATAGAAAGCGGTGGAGACAACCCTGTCGTTGAACTCTATAATGAGTTGGATTTTCGTGTTGAACTGGATGCTGCGAGAGTAGTCAGTGCAGACCATATAGGTGTGGAACTGGAATTCATGTATATGTTATGTGTTGCACTGCAAAAAGCTTTAGATGCCGAAGACAAAGACGGTATCTGTGAGTTGCTTCAGGTACAACGTGCATTTTTAAAAGAACACCTTTTGGAGTGGGCACCTTTGTTCCTTATCAATGCAAAACGTGAATCACGTACGCCGCTGTACCATGACGGTGCAGAGCTGGCTTTAGAGTTCCTGCTCAGTGATTTTGAATATGTGACAGAAAAATTATCGACATATTGTGGGGATAAAGCGTAGTTTATGGGTTTACATTTTGATGTGGGTGCGTGTGTAAGAGCGACAAGTAAATTTTCTCAGTGTACCAAGTGTGTAGATATCTGTCCGGACTCTATAAGCCTTGTAGACAACCTCCCTAGTTTTAGTGCAGCCACTGGAGTGGAAGCAGCGGCATGTGTGGGTATCTGTCCTACAGAAGCTTTTGCACTTTCGGACTTTTCTACCACAGAGTTTTTCTTTACATTTTTAGAATCCAAAGTAAGGCTCATTTCGCCAAAGTTCAATGTCCCTTGTATTTCAGTGTTGAGTGTGGAACATTTGATCTCTCTGGCTCTGGCAAGTGATGAGACGATCACGATAGATATGAGTTCGTATGATGAAGATTCACTCCTTTTTGAGCATATTGAAGAGCGTATAGATGAAGCGAATTTTGTCTTATCGAGTTTTTCTACCAAACAGCTCACTACGAACCATATGGCAGCCAAAGAAGTTACACGAGAGAATGAGACAGAGAATGAAGATGAAGTGGTATCTAGACGCTCCTTTTTAGGCAATGCTTCACTTGAAGGTGTGGTAAAACACAAAAAAGCATTTGATGATGCGGTCGATGAAGATGAACTGCAACATTTTGAGATAGATGCCTCTGTGATAGCCAAGATCAAAGATAAAAAACTGCCAAATAAACGCAAAATACTTTTTACCACACTCAAACGTGCGGAAGTACCTAATGTGTTTGAAGTACTTCCGGAAGAGGAAGTGAGCTTCACTTCCCAAAAATTCGTGGATGAGAGTTGTACCAACTGTCAGATCTGTTACCGTATCTGTCCTACCGGGGCACTTTCCTCTGACGGTAAGTTCTCACTCATACATTTTGATTCCATGCTTTGTGTGAAGTGCCGTTTGTGTCATGATGTGTGTGAACCCGAAGCGATACAGTTGCAAAGCGGATTTGAGATCAAAGAGTTCTTTGAACCTACACAAAGAACCCTTGCAACGTTCAATATCAAGCGCTGTAACGAGTGTGGTAATAACTTTACCTATACTGGCGGTGAACAGATGTGCCCACGCTGTGCAGTGGAAGAGGAAGAAGCGATGTTCCTGCATGATAATGCTAAGCGTATGAGAGGGGAGGAATAGTTATGCAACCCCATGAGATCAAACCCGATACTGGACTCTGTACCATCCTTGGTTATAATGCCCAAACAGGGTATATGCGAAGATACTTTAACAAGATCATGAAACGCAATGGTATCAATGCAACAGCGATTGCCCTGAACATTAAAGATGAACATTTTGATTTTACTATGGCAAATGTCGGAAAGTCAAAGGTCACGCAAATGATGATTGAAAAAGAGTTTGGTGCCAAGGCTATACCTTACTGTGAAAATCTGAATGATTGTGCCCAGAGAGAAGGGCGTGTCGATTTTGTTGAAGTTGCTGATGGTAAGGTGCAGGGATTTTGTCTGGATGATGTGGCAAAAGCGTTCTATGACAAACCTGAGTTCTTGGATGACCAGATCATTTTTGTGACAAAGATGATGCTTATAGCCCATAGATGGTTTGATGCAGAAATAAATGTGGATGATATTCCGTTATTAATAGGAGAAAAAGAATGAGAGATATAGACGATTTAAGAAAAGAGTTTGAAAACTTCAATGAGAAAAATTTTAACGGCACCCCTGCATTTGGCCCTGATGGGCAATGTGCTGCGGATGAAAAGGTAGACCTCAAAGATTATCCTTCTTATACTGAAGCACTGTATGCGAAGCTTATCGCTCCACATGTAAGCGGTATTTATATCTCAAGATGGGACATTAAAGATATTGCGCTTGATGCAGGGGATTCTATGGCGATCCATCCGCGTAAGCGTATGTTTGAGTTACTCATGAAGTTCGCAACGAGCAGGGAGAATATGCAATCTGTACTTGATGCACTTGAAGCACATATGGAAGATAAAATTGCGATATATACAGAGTGTATGACTAAATTTCCAAACTCTGCAGAAGTCTTTCAGCCGAAGATCGACAAGGCCAGAAAAACAATGAAGCTTTTCCCTCAGATCATAAAAGAGTATTTCCCTGAATAACTAGAGTGGCCCTTATCATACTTTAAGTATAATAGATTATCTTGAAATTGTAAGGTAGACAATGTCTGAAATCAAAAAAGAAGAAGTACTCGCATATCATAAGCAGGGGAAGATAGGTATAGACCTTACGAAACCCTGTGACACGCAACATGAACTTTCACTTGCCTACACCCCCGGTGTGGCGATCCCCTGTCTTGAAATTGCCAAAAATGAAAATCTCTCTTTTGAATACACCAATCGCTCTAATCTGATTGCAGTCATCTCTGATGGTTCGGCAGTACTAGGTCTGGGGAACATCGGTCCTCTTGCATCCAAACCTGTCATGGAAGGGAAATCCGTACTCTTTAAAAAGTTTGCAAATGTAGATGCTTTTGATATAGAACTGGATGTACACAGTGTAGATGAGATCGTCACTACATGTAAAGCGATCTCTCCTACTTTCGGGGGAATCAACCTTGAAGACATTAAAGCACCTGAATGTTTTGAGATAGAAAAAAAGTTACAGGAAACACTTGATATCCCTGTGTTTCATGATGATCAGCATGGAACGGCTATCATTACGACGGCGGGATTGATGAATGTACTTGAATTGACAGGTAAAAAAGTGGATGAGATCAAAATCGTAGTGAACGGTGCAGGTGCTGCGGGTATCTCCTGTGCAAAAATGTATAAAAGCTTGGGTGTTAAACATATTGTTATGTGTGACAGCAAAGGGGTACTTAGCACGGATAGATCAGATCTCAATGCCTATAAAGCACCTTTTGCTATAGATACAGATGCCAAGACACTGGATGATGCGATAGAGAATGCCGACATGTTCTTAGGTTTGAGTGTTGCCGGTGCATTGAGCAAGGAGATGGTAGCCAAAATGGCACCTGAACCTATTATCTTTGCTTTAGCCAATCCTGTACCTGAAATTTTACCGTCCGAGGTGAAAGAAGTACGTGATGATGCGATCATTGGCACAGGACGTTCTGATTATCCCAACCAGATCAACAATGTATTGGGTTTCCCTTTTATCTTCAGAGGCGCATTGGATGTGCATGCAAAGAAGATCACAGAAGGGATGAAAATGGCAGCAGCCAAAGCTCTGGCAGCTTTAGCCAAAGAGCCTGTGCCTGACTATGTAAAGGCCGCCTATGAGAATGATACGATAGCGTATGGAAAAGAGCATATCATTCCTTTGCCTTTTAACAAGGAAGTCCTGGTCTGGGTCGCTTCAGCTGTAGCAAAAGCCGCCTTTGAAGAGGGTGTCTCACGGGTAGCGCATTATGATCATGAGACCTATAAAGAGCAATTGGGATGTATTATTTATGGTTGTCCTGAGAACAAGTGACAGATGAATATAAAATCGTATATAAATCTGTATGAGCTATTGGCGTTAGATCCTGCTACTCGGGAAGAGAACCGTGCTTTTGGGTTAACCCATGTGATGTTAAAAAATAAACCTGCGGAACAACTTTTGGCATGGGTAGAGAAGCATCAAGAGAAGTTGAGAAAACCACTTTTAGCTGACACTTTTTCTTCCTATCTCTACCGCGTCACTTTTCTACTTGTCATGGTTGCATTTGCGTTCGGACTGCTCTCGGGTGTGGCTTTACTCTCTTACCATGGAGATGAACCGGTCAATGTCATTTATTTTATGGCTGTGACTATTGTTCTCCCTATTTTTACGATGTTGCTTACATTTTTTGCGATGCTTAGGGCCAGGAGTGCTGAGAACGTTCTGATACATCTTTCACCGGCTTTCTGGATGGAAAAGATCATGGGGTTTTTACCTGGTAGGGTACAAGAGCAGATACAAGGTTTGAAGTTAAACCCTCTACTTACAAACTGGATCATCATTAAACGTTCACAGATCATCGTGTTGTTCTTCTCTCTTGGATTGCTCTTGTCACTTTTGGGCGTGATCGTGACGAAAGATATCGCTTTTTCCTGGAGTACAACCCTGCATATTTCGCCTGAACTGTTTCATAGTTTTTTACATACTGTTGCATTTCCATGGAGGGAGTTCGTTCCCTCTGCCGTGCCATCACTTGAACTGATAGAGCAGAGTCAATATTTCAGATTGGGTGATACGCTGGATGAAGAGATGATCGCACATGCACCGCAGCTTGGAGAGTGGTGGAAGTTTTTGGCTTGTTCTACCCTGTTTTATGCCATTTTCTTACGCTTTTGGATATGCATCCTTGCTTCTTTCGGATTGAAAAATGCGATCAAGCAATCGCTTTTTACGTTATATGGAACGACACAACTGCTTAGAGAGATCAATGAACCTATCATCACTACTCATGCAGATAAAAGTGAAAAGGTATTTCTATCTGAAGATGGCAATTATGGTCAGATCGTCAATAGATTGGATGCCTCTTATGATGGGATACAAGGCTGGGCTATACCGCATGATACGCTTTTGGTGCTGGGTGAACGTATGAAGGTCATCGCACCTGCACACTATGAAGTGGGGGGTGCCAACACACTTGAAGAAGATACGGAGATCGTATTTAAAAGTCATGGGGAAATAGTGTTGTTCGTGAAAGCGTGGGAACCTCCGACGATGGATTTCGTAGATTATCTCAGTGAATTGACCGGCAAAGTAGATAAAGTGATAGTAGTACCCATAGGTACGGCAGAAAATGACTATGAAGCATCTGCTAAAGAGATAGACGTATGGGAAAATAAACTCTTTGGGATTGGTGATAGAAAAGTATGGTTAAAAAGATCTGGCACTGATGCAGTGGGGAGGGAGGTAGAGAATGCCGAGTCGTAGACAGATCGATGTACCTCATCCTACATTTGCTGTTGTAGGGCATCCGAACAAAGGAAAAAGTTCTATTGTCTCAGCTTTGGCACTGGATGACTCTGTGCAGATATCTGACACCCCCGGAACCACCACCAAAAAACGCTCATTTCCTTTAAGCGTGGATGGAAAGGTTTTATATGAACTTTATGACACCCCTGGTTTTCAAAGAGCACGAAGGGTACTTGCATGGCTGGAAAAACATGATGTGCCCGCAAATAAGAAACATGAGGTGGTACAGGCATTTATCGATACACATAAAGAGGATGAACGTTTTCATGATGAAATAGAACTTCTTGAACCTATCATGGATGGAGCAGGTATCATTTATGTGGTAGACGGTTCTCAACCTTATGGAGAAGAGTACGAAACAGAGATGGAGATACTTCGCTGGACAGGACAGCCTTCCATGGCACTGATCAACCATATCGACGAGACGGATTACAGTGAAGAGTGGAAGCGGGCACTGGAACATTATTTTAAGATGGTACGTACCTTTAACCCTATGCGGACAGACTTCCAACAGCATATGAGCATACTCGAGAGCATGGCCCAGATGAAAGAAGAGTGGATAGCCCCTCTGAAAGCATCGATCAAACTTTTTCAACAGTATCAGGAACAGAAGCTTGAGCGTAGTGCGGCACGCATTTCCAGATTGGTGTATGAATCTGTGAGTGCTGTGGAGACACTCTCTTTTTATACCCATGAGGCCAGTGAAGCAGAGAGAGGGAAGATTGAAACACAGTATAAAGACCGGTTACGTGATTTAGAAGTTACAGCACAAAAGGATATTGAGGAGATATGGAACCATGACCACCTTCAAAAAAAAGAGAAAGTGTTGACGTTTGAAGGGATGGATCTTTTTTCAGAAGAGACAGCTTCTGTATTTGGATTGACGCGTAAAGAGCTTCTCATTACAGGAATGACCTCAGGTGCAGTCACGGGTGCAGGTATCGACCTGCTTTTCGCAGGGCATACACTTCTTTTGGGCGGAGCCATAGGGGCACTGGTAGGCGGTACAGGTGCCTATTTTGGTTTCAATGAGCTTTCAGAGGTAAAAGTGTTAGGTCAAACCATGGGTAGACGCTATTTGGAGATGGGGCCTATGGAAAATAGAAATTTTCCTTATATCTTACTGGGACGTGCCATCTATCATACGATGAAGGTCGCACAAACTTCCCATGCCAAAAGAGATGTGTTCGATATTGAAATGGATCAGACCTTTAAAGAGAAATGGCTGGATGAGACATCAAGAAAGTCTTTGGAAAAATACCATAAAAAATTTCGTTCAGGCACTGCGCTGGAGTCTGAAGAACTCAAAGCGTATGAAACGCTCATAAAGCGTATATTAAAGCATTTGATCGATGCCTGAAAAGAATCCTTTTAAACATTTACATCAAGACCATGATGAGAATGAGCGGTCAGAATCCTCTTTGCACTCCAAAACAGTGGCAAAGCGGGTCACGTTAGGGATCTTTGTCGTATTCCTCCTGCTTTTCCCCCATTATGCACCATGGGAGCCGGGTTATGCTCAGGGTGACTCTTTACTACAGAGGATATTTACCCTTTACTTTTTCGTGGCCAATCAGACTTTGGGTATCGTACATGAAGGAGGACACGGTGTCTGCTATATCTTACGCTGTCCAGAGTTTGTGACCATGGCCAACGGAACGCTCTTTCAGTTGCTTTTCCCTGGATTGATCGCCTATTATTACCATCGAAGAGGCAACCTGTTCGCTGCGCTGATAGCACTCTTTTTCGTGGGCTTCTCTCTCCAATACACTGCCTGGTATCTTTCGACCGCCCATGAAGGCCGTATACTCCCGGCACATAAATCCTTTTTAGGTGTAGATGCGATCCATGACTTTAACTATATGCTCAGTGTAATGGGGCTTTTGGCATATGAATCTTTGATCGCTGGTTTCACAAGGTTCATAGCGTATCTGATCATGCTTGCCGCGGTCATAGGAATGTTTTTCGAAGCGTTTCCCAATAAGCATA encodes the following:
- a CDS encoding DUF2868 domain-containing protein, yielding MNIKSYINLYELLALDPATREENRAFGLTHVMLKNKPAEQLLAWVEKHQEKLRKPLLADTFSSYLYRVTFLLVMVAFAFGLLSGVALLSYHGDEPVNVIYFMAVTIVLPIFTMLLTFFAMLRARSAENVLIHLSPAFWMEKIMGFLPGRVQEQIQGLKLNPLLTNWIIIKRSQIIVLFFSLGLLLSLLGVIVTKDIAFSWSTTLHISPELFHSFLHTVAFPWREFVPSAVPSLELIEQSQYFRLGDTLDEEMIAHAPQLGEWWKFLACSTLFYAIFLRFWICILASFGLKNAIKQSLFTLYGTTQLLREINEPIITTHADKSEKVFLSEDGNYGQIVNRLDASYDGIQGWAIPHDTLLVLGERMKVIAPAHYEVGGANTLEEDTEIVFKSHGEIVLFVKAWEPPTMDFVDYLSELTGKVDKVIVVPIGTAENDYEASAKEIDVWENKLFGIGDRKVWLKRSGTDAVGREVENAES
- a CDS encoding malic enzyme-like NAD(P)-binding protein; translated protein: MSEIKKEEVLAYHKQGKIGIDLTKPCDTQHELSLAYTPGVAIPCLEIAKNENLSFEYTNRSNLIAVISDGSAVLGLGNIGPLASKPVMEGKSVLFKKFANVDAFDIELDVHSVDEIVTTCKAISPTFGGINLEDIKAPECFEIEKKLQETLDIPVFHDDQHGTAIITTAGLMNVLELTGKKVDEIKIVVNGAGAAGISCAKMYKSLGVKHIVMCDSKGVLSTDRSDLNAYKAPFAIDTDAKTLDDAIENADMFLGLSVAGALSKEMVAKMAPEPIIFALANPVPEILPSEVKEVRDDAIIGTGRSDYPNQINNVLGFPFIFRGALDVHAKKITEGMKMAAAKALAALAKEPVPDYVKAAYENDTIAYGKEHIIPLPFNKEVLVWVASAVAKAAFEEGVSRVAHYDHETYKEQLGCIIYGCPENK
- a CDS encoding molecular chaperone, encoding MKQEIENRIAIYALISRLMLVEVDETFLENIEKDERLLSFFPNYRDWSKRKELSRKELIDQYYNVDFTNLFLMHLVPYESFYTRDDQMIESGGDNPVVELYNELDFRVELDAARVVSADHIGVELEFMYMLCVALQKALDAEDKDGICELLQVQRAFLKEHLLEWAPLFLINAKRESRTPLYHDGAELALEFLLSDFEYVTEKLSTYCGDKA
- a CDS encoding DUF3482 domain-containing protein yields the protein MPSRRQIDVPHPTFAVVGHPNKGKSSIVSALALDDSVQISDTPGTTTKKRSFPLSVDGKVLYELYDTPGFQRARRVLAWLEKHDVPANKKHEVVQAFIDTHKEDERFHDEIELLEPIMDGAGIIYVVDGSQPYGEEYETEMEILRWTGQPSMALINHIDETDYSEEWKRALEHYFKMVRTFNPMRTDFQQHMSILESMAQMKEEWIAPLKASIKLFQQYQEQKLERSAARISRLVYESVSAVETLSFYTHEASEAERGKIETQYKDRLRDLEVTAQKDIEEIWNHDHLQKKEKVLTFEGMDLFSEETASVFGLTRKELLITGMTSGAVTGAGIDLLFAGHTLLLGGAIGALVGGTGAYFGFNELSEVKVLGQTMGRRYLEMGPMENRNFPYILLGRAIYHTMKVAQTSHAKRDVFDIEMDQTFKEKWLDETSRKSLEKYHKKFRSGTALESEELKAYETLIKRILKHLIDA
- a CDS encoding 4Fe-4S dicluster domain-containing protein — its product is MGLHFDVGACVRATSKFSQCTKCVDICPDSISLVDNLPSFSAATGVEAAACVGICPTEAFALSDFSTTEFFFTFLESKVRLISPKFNVPCISVLSVEHLISLALASDETITIDMSSYDEDSLLFEHIEERIDEANFVLSSFSTKQLTTNHMAAKEVTRENETENEDEVVSRRSFLGNASLEGVVKHKKAFDDAVDEDELQHFEIDASVIAKIKDKKLPNKRKILFTTLKRAEVPNVFEVLPEEEVSFTSQKFVDESCTNCQICYRICPTGALSSDGKFSLIHFDSMLCVKCRLCHDVCEPEAIQLQSGFEIKEFFEPTQRTLATFNIKRCNECGNNFTYTGGEQMCPRCAVEEEEAMFLHDNAKRMRGEE